The genome window AATGCAGTGGCTGCGCTCAATGTTCGCCATGCATGCCGGAGAGAACGACGCCGAACAGCCTCCCGATCAGCAGGAAAAAGGAGCCTCTTGAGATGACTCTGCCAAAACTGTCGCTGACTGCCTCTTCTGTCCCGACGCTTCAGAGCGCCCGGATGCGCTGCTCCTTCATACGGGTTTTCTGACCGTGAGAGAGGAAATCGTTCCCGGGATTGTGGAGCTCGGTTCTCCCAACAGAGGGACTGAGGCTTCGATCGAGCGGCTTTGCGCTGATTGCAAGCTGAAGACGGAGAAGTGAACGCCGGACTATTGGGGGACTGGATTCCTCTTACGGCTTATCCGGAAATGACCGTGATGAAGGCGCAGCTGTCCGCAGATTTTGCGCCAGTCGGTATACACTCGCTTTTCCGATTGAATTCTGGTGCAGAAGTCTGAGGGGCAGGAAGCCGATTCCCAGCCCGCTGCTTCTCAGCCGGCCTCAACGCTCATCAGGGAAAGTCTGATAGAAGGAATACCCTCTACGCACTGTGTTGACAGGCATTCGGCGTGAATTGATTCACCCGATGGGGGTATCCTCTTCTGATGCAGCTGGTTTTCTTCAGGCGTCCCGCGTGATGCCGGGAAGTCTGAGCGCTTTGAACCAGTGCACGAATAAACAAACGAAGAGACAGTGGTTGAAATGAAAGAAATCAAAAAGTCCTCAAAGCTTGAGCATGTCCTCTACGACATACGTGGTCCGATTATGGATAAGGCTAAGCAGATGGAGGCAGAAGGCCGCCGTCTCATCAAGCTCAATATCGGCAACCTTGCGGTTTTCGGCTTTGATCCGCCCGAAGAGGTCATGCGCGACATGATCTACAACCTTCCGAATTCGGCCGGCTACTCCGACAGCAAGGGCATCTTCGCGGCCCGCAAGGCCGTGATGCACTACACGCAGGATAAGCAGATCGAGGGCGTCACGATCGAGGATATTTATCTCGGCAACGGCGCTTCCGACCTGATAGCGCTCGCCACCAACGCGCTCCTCGACGAAGGCGACGAACTTCTCGTTCCGACTCCGGACTATCCGCTCTGGACGGCCGTAACGAGCCTTGCCGGCGCAAAGCCCGTTCACTATCTCTGCGACGAATCGAAGGGCTGGATCCCGAGCATTGAGGACATCCGCGCCAAGGTGACGCCGCGCACGAAGGGCATTGTGGTGATCAACCCCAACAACCCAACGGGCGTTCTCTATCCGAATTCGGTGCTTCTCGACATCATTCAGGTGGCGCGCGAAAACGGTCTCGTCATTCTGGCCGATGAGGTCTACGACAAGATTCTTTACGACGGCATCAAGCACACCTCGATGGCGGCGCTCTCGCACGACGTTCTTACGCTCACCTTCAATTCCCTTTCGAAGGCCTACCGCGCCTGCGGCTACCGCGCGGGCTGGATGGTGATTTCGGGCGACAAGAGCGGCGCGAAGGACTTCATCGACGGCCTCAACATGCTCGCCAACATGAAGCTCTGCGCGAATGTGCCGGGTCAGTGGGCCATTCAGACGGCTCTCGGCGGCTATCAGTCCATCAACGACCTGGTGGGCGAGGGCGGGCGTCTGCGCCGTCAGCGCGACATCGCCTACGAAATGCTATCCGCCATTCCGGGCGTTTCCGTCGTTCGTCCGACGGCATCCCTCTACATGTTCCCGAGACTCGACCCGGATGTCTATCCGATCGAGGACGACCGCGAGTTCTTTAAGGAGCTTCTAGAAGCCACGAACGTCGTGCTCGTTCAGGGCACGGGCTTCAACTGGCCGAAGCCCGACCATTTCCGCATGGTTTTCCTTCCTTATGAATGGGAGCTTCGCGACGCGATCAACCGCATCGCCAAGTTCCTTGCGGACTACCGCCGCCGCCATCCGGGGAAGAAGGTTATCCCAGAGGACGGAGCCGCGGCTCCTGAAGCGAAGGGCGCTGAAGAAGACAAAAAGGCGGCGAAGAAGTAATCCGACGCTTTCCTGACGCCCCAAAAAAGGCCGCGTGAACCGAAACGTAATGTTTCGGACCGCGGCTTTTGTTTTGGTTATACGCCCTATAATTGAACTGACCAGTCAGTTCAATTTCGAGGGCTCAAATGAAAATCAAAACTGTTCTTGGGTTTGCCGTGGTTCTCGGCATTGTCGGGGCAGCCGTCTGGGGTCTCGAAGCGTGGCAGAAGAAGAGCCTCCCGCAGCCCAATCAGGCCTGGGGGAGCGTTGATGTTCGCGAAGTGAGCCTCGCCTTTGAGGCCTCGGGCCGCATCCGGACGCTTCTCAAGGAAGAGGGCGACCGTGTGGGGAAGGGCGAGCTCCTCGGGGAACTCGATACCGAACTCCTCGGCATTCAGAAGGAGCGCGCCGAAGCGGAACTCAGGTACCTCGAAGCCCAGTACCGGCTCTCCCGCGACGGCTTCCGCAAGGAAGACATCGAGAAGGCCGAGGCCAATGCCGACGCAGCGCTCAAGTCCCTGACGCTTGCCCGGATTGAGGAGGAGCGCGAAAAGGCGCTTTTTGCTTCGAAAGCTTCTTCGAGAGAGAAGCTCGATCAGGCGGAATGGATGAGAAAATCTCTCGAAGCCCAGCATGCTTCGGCCGCGGCGGAAGCAAGACGCGCCGCAGCAGGGAATCGCCCGGATGAAATTCAGGCCGCAGCGGCGCAGGTGGATTCCGCCAAGACGAACGTTGACGAGCTCCTCTACCGCATTGAGAAGGCAAGCCGCATCGTTTCGCCGGTTGAAGGGATTGTACGAAGCCGCCTCGCAGAACCCGGTGACATGACGAGTTCGAGCCGTACGGTCTACGAAATCTCCATTGTTTCGCCTAAATGGGTGCGCGTCTATGTGACGGAAGCGCAGCTCGGCATGGTGCATCCGGGATCTAAAGCAACAGTCATCACGGACACGATGCCGCCCATGGAAGCGACGGTGGGGTCGGTATCGAGTCAGGCGGAATTTACGCCGAAGACCGTACAGACGGCGGAACTCCGCACGGCGCTCGTTTATGAAGTCCGCTTGATCGTAAAGGACCCGGAGAACATCCTGAAGCTCGGTCAGCCGGCGACGGTTGAATTTGAGACTGAGGAATCAAAATGACCGTCCGCATTCCAGTCGCTTCCCTGAAGGACGTGAGAAAGTTCTACCGCACTTCGGACGGGAAGACAGTTGAAGCCCTGAAGGGCATCACCTTCGAAGCTGCGCCCGAAGAACGCCTCACGGCGCTGATTGGTCCGGACGGTGCGGGGAAGTCGACGCTGCTGAAGCTCCTCTGCGGACTTGAAGCCGCAGACGCTGGAATGGTGCGGTCGCTTGGGAGCTCCCCGGATCCCGACGACCCGGAGCTTCTTAAACGCATTGCCTACATGCCGCAGTCGCTCGGCCTCTATCGGGAATTGAGCTGCCGCGAAAACATGGAGCTTCAGGCAGAGCTCCGCGGGATTCCAGCGGCGGAAGCGGGCGAGAAAATCCGCGAACTCCTCGTCCTCACGGGGCTCGGCCCCTTCATGGAGCGTCCGGCGGGGAAGCTTTCGGGCGGCATGAAGCAGAAGCTCGCGCTCGCGGCAGCGCTTCTCGCTTCGCCCGACCTTCTGCTTCTTGACGAACCGACGGTAGGGGTCGACCCCTTGTCGCGGCGCGAGCTCTGGAATGTTCTGAAGGAACGCCGGAAGGCCCGCGACATGGCAGTCGTCTTTTCAACCGCTTATCTCGAGGAGGCGGAAGCGGCGGACAATGTGATTCTCCTCGAGGAAGGCGAGATCATTGCGCGAGGGAGCCCGCAGAGTCTCATGGAAGCGGCCTGCGGAAGAACCTTTACCTATGCGCTTGACGGGCTCGAACCAGAGGAGAGCGAGCGCATCAAGCGGCGCTTCATGCTGACGGCCTCAGCTTCGGACGCGTCCTCTCCCTGGCTTGATGCCGTCCCGCGGGAAGGACGGATGGATTTGCTCCTCATTCCGGGGAGAACGCCGGAGCTCCCGGACGACATTGACCGGGGAAGACTCTCGCCGCGGCCGCCCCGGCTCAAGGATGCGTACGCGCTTCTGACCTTCAAGGATGAGCCCGGCGCGGATTCGACTCTTGCATCCATGGAGGCACGTCCGATGAAGGTGGGCGGAGGGACCGCTCATGGGAAGGGGACGGAAAAGCCGCTCGTCATCGCACGAGGCATCCGCCGGGTATTCGGGAATTTCGTGGCGGTTGACGACACGACGTTCGACGTCAAGCCGGGTGAAATCTTCGGCATTCTCGGCCCCAACGGCGCGGGAAAGACCACGACCTTCAGAATGCTCGCGAGCCTGCTCCCGGCCTCGGACGGCGAAATCGAAATTGCGGGCGCGAATCTGAAGTCCTCAAAGTCCCTGGCGCGGTCGCTCGTCGGATACGTCGCGCAGAAGTTTTCGCTCTACGCGAAGCTCTCCGTGCGCGAGAACCTGCGCTTTTTCGGAAGAAGCTTCGGGCTGTCGGGCGAGGCGCTCAAAGTCCGAATTGATGATCTTCTTCGGGAGTTCAGGCTCGCGGAGAAAGCGGATTTTCAGGCGGGGTCACTCTCGCTCGGGGCTCAGAAAGACCTTTCCATCGCCTGCGGCTTCATCCACAACCCGAAAATCATCTTTCTGGACGAGGCAACGTCCGGAGCCGACATTGCTCAGCGGCGCGCCCTCTGGCGCAGGATTGTGCGCTTTGCAGCGAGGGGCGCAGCGGTCGTCGTCACGACCCACTTCATGGAAGAGGCCGAATACTGCGACCGTTTTCTCATTCAGGACGCGGGGAAGATCATTGCGATTGGAACCCCCGCTGAAATCCGGGAAGCTGCTTTCGGAAATGAGAAGGCTGAAAGCGCATCGATCGAGTCTGCCTTTATTGAGATCGTGGAGAGAAAGCGCCTTGAACGGGAAAAGGGAGGGAGAGAATGAGCGAACTTCATGGACTTCTGCGTTTTGAGTTTCGACGCTTTACGGCGCTTCTCGTCAAGGAGTTGCGGCTCATTCTTCGGGATCCTTCATACCTCGTCATCGGACTCGGGCTCCCGCTTCTGATGCTCTTTCTCTACGGCTTCGGGATCTCGATGGATATCCGCAACGTCCCCGCAGACATCGTGCTCGAGGAACATACGCCGGCGGCCCTTGCCGTGGCAAGGCGCTTTGAGGCGAACGCCTATCTCTTGGGGATGCGAAGCGAATCGCCCGAAAAAACAGAGGAAAGATTCTCGAAGCGCGAAACGGAAGCGATCATCCGGATCGAGCCCGGATTTGCGAAGCGCGTTGAAAAGGGAGACGCGGCGCTCGGCCTCACGCTTTACGGCGTCGACAGCAACACGGCTCAGATGGTTCGGTCCTATGCAGAGGGCGTTCTCGGCACGGCGCTCTCTGACCCGCGGCTCGCGAGCCCGCTGAAGGAAAGTTCTGCTGCGGGGACGCCCCTCAAGCTCACGAGCCGGCTCTGGTTTAATGAGGCGGCAAATTCCACCTGGTATCTCGTTCCCGGGATTCTCATCATCGTGACTTCCGTTTCCGCCTCCTTCCTCGGGAGCCTTGTGATCGCGCGCGAATGCGAGCGCGGGACGCTTCATGCGCTCTTTGCCACGCCCGCCTCGTCGCTCGAAATTCTTCTCTCGAAACTCATCCCCTGCGCCGGCATTGCGCTTCTCGGATTCTTTCTCTGCCTCTTCATGGCGATCGGCCTCTTTGAGGTGCCGCTCCGGGGAAGCATCTTCTGGCTCCTTGCGACGGCGCTCCTCTATTCAACCGCGGCGGCAGCGCTCGGGCTCTTCATTTCCGCAAAGGTGAAGAGCCAGTTCCTCGCTACTGAAATCTCGATTATGGCGAGCTTTCTTCCGACCATGATGCTTTCGGGCTTTCTCTTCGACCTGAGGAGCGTCCCCGTGTGGATCGAATGGATCGGGCGGCTCTTCCCGCCGTCCTATGCGCTCCAGTCCCTCAAGATCTGCTTCCTCTCGGGCGGGAATGAATCCGAGCTCGCGATGAATGCGCTCGTGGTTGCGCTCTCGGCAGTCCTTTTCCTGATGCTTACGCTGAGGCTCCTCGGGAAGCGCCCGGCGAAGGTTGAACTGAAGGAGGCCGCATCGTGAGCGTTCTTCAAAATGCGATTGCACGCCTCAGGGCATCCCTCAACCGAATTGCGGCGCTCGTGGAAAAGGAGCTCATTGCGACGCTTCGCGACAAAGGCGCTCGAATCGTGCTCATTGTCCCGGTGATCCTCCAGTCGGTGATTTTCGGCTACGGCGCATCCTTCAACCTTGACCGCGTGCCCTGGGTGCTTCTTAATGAGTCCGGAGGAAGTCTTGCGGCGGAGTTTGTGAGGCGGATTGACCGCGCACCCGGGTTCGAGCTTGAGGTCGTTGCCCGTTCGCAAACTGAGTTCACAGGAGCGGTCGACAATTCCAGAGCGCTTCTCGGCATCTGGATCCCGAGGGATTTCTCGAAGACCGGTGAAGCCTATGTGGCGCTCGACGCCAGAAACTCGACGACGGCCGGGATCGCCGCAGGCTACGTGGCCTCAATTGCCTCCCGGCTCAATCATGATAAGGGCGCGGCGCAGGCGGTCACGATTCTCGATCGGCAGCGGTTCAATGAAAACGGCATTACGCGCTACGCCATCATGCCGGCGCTGATTCTCGCGCTTTCGCTCATTCAGGTGCTGCTTCTCGCCGGCCTTACCGTTGCACGCGAGCGCGAGGACGGAACGTTCGACATGATGCTGATGACGCCGGCCTCTTCGGTAGAGATACTGATCGGCAAAGCTGTCGTTCCGACCATCATTGCGTGCCTGCAGGCTTTTCTGATATTCCTCGTCGGCGTTTTCTGGTTTGAGCTTCCCTTTGCCGGGTCTCCCCTCGCACTGGGTCTCCTGGTCTTCGGCTTTGCACTCTCCTTTGTGGGACTTGGGCTCGCGATCTCCGCGGTTGCCGATACCATTCAACAGGCAATAGTCATAGTGATCTTCGTCATGATGCCGACCATCATCTTTTCCGGGCTCTTCACGTCGGTGCTTGCCATGCCGCAATGGATGCAGGTGCTTTCGAACCTCAATCCTCTGCGAAGCGCCATCATTGGGCTCCGGATGATCTATTTCGAAGGCGCAAGCCTCATGGAAACGGTCGAGTTCTTCTGGCCGGCTGCCCTGGCAGCGCTCATATCGCTCGCGCTCGCGGCGCGGCTCTTCCGGAATAAGATTCAATAGACGAAGAGGCAGGGATTCTGATGAGAACACAGACTGAAGAGAAAAGACGCGCAATTCTCGATGCAACGCTCGAGGAATTCGAGGCAAGAGGATTTGCCGCGGCGCGAATTGAGGACATTGCGAAGAAAGCGGGCGTCGCCAAAGGCACGGTGTACAACTACTTTGAAAGCAAGGAAGCGCTCCTCATGGGGCTTGCTGAAGACCTGGGGAACCTCATTCACGAAAATCTCGGCCGCGCAATGAAGGACTCAGCTCCGATGAGTACGCGGCAGCGGATCGAAGAAGTGTTCGAGCCCATCATCCGGGAAAACGGACGAGGCCGCATGTCTCGCGTTCTCCGTGTGATCTGGTCGGAAGGCCTCCATCGACCACAGCTGACGCGCCCCTTCTTTGAAAAGTTCCTCCTTCCCGCATTTGGTGAAGAAGGCTTTTTTACGCGTATGACCGAAAAGAAGGATTTTCCCGTCATCATCCGCGAGTATCCCTTTTTAATCGCAGCGCCTCTCATCCAGGGCGTCCTGTGGCAGACGCTTCTCGGCGATTCGAAGCCTCTCGAATTCCGCCGGGTCTTCAAGGCCTATCTGGATCTGATATTCGGCGAGGAAGATTCTCAGTCAGAAAGAAAAGAGCAAGAATTGAAGATTAGGCGTCATAAGGAGAAATCGAGTCTTTCCTAGACTTTCCTCTGATGGTTGAACTTAGGGCGGCGGAGAACCTTTCAGCCTCTAGCCGCCATAGAAATATCTCAGAGGAAAAAATGCAGACACGCACGCTTGGCGCTGCCGCTCTCAAAGTCTCCGCTCTCGGCCTCGGCTGCATGGGCATGACGCTTGGCTACGGACCCGCCAAACCGAAGGAGGAGATGAAGAGCCTCATTCATGAGGCTTTCGACCTTGGGGTCACATTCTTCGACACGGCCGAATGCTACGGGCCTTTTGAAAACGAAATTCTCGTAGGGGAAGCGCTCCAGGGCTTCCGCGACAAGGTCGTTCTGGCGACAAAATGCGGAATCCAAATTAACGACAGGGGTGAGGAGCAGTTCGATGCCCGCCCGGAAACCATTCGACGTTCGCTTGAAGGATCATTGACGCGATTGAAGACTGATGTAATCGATCTTTACTTCCTTCATCGCGTTGACCCGAAGGTTCCTGTGGAGAAGGTCGCGGAAGTGATGGGCGACTTCATTCGCGAGGGTAAGATCCGAGGCTGGGGCCTTTCCGAAGCAGGCCCCAAGACCATTGCCCGAGCTCAGGCCGTAACAAAGCTCACGGCGCTCCAGAGCGAATATTCCATGATGTACCGTGCGCCGGAAGAGAAGATCCTGCCGCTGCTCAAGGCAGAAAACATCGGCTTTGTGCCTTTTAGTCCGCTTGCGAATGGATTCCTCACTGGCGCAATCAAGGCAGAGGCAAAATTCGGTGAAGACGATTTTCGACACATTATTCCGAGGCTTCAGGGTGAAAATCTTCATGCCAATATGAGACTTGTCGCAGCGGTTCAGGAGCTCGCACGCGCGAAGAATGCAACTCCCGCTCAAATCGCACTCGCCTGGGTGCTCGCCCAGGGCGACTTCATTGCACCGATCCCCGGGACGACAAGGCTTGACCGTCTCAAGGAAAATCTGGGAGCACTGCGCGTGGAATTCAGCGCGGACGAACTCGCGCACATTCGCGAGCTTCTTGACGCTATGCCGGTGGCTGGCGAAAGATTTCCTGAGCAACTTGAGGAGCAGGTTGCAGAATAGACAATAGATTCTGCTTTCGTGAACAACTCCCGGATGATTGGAACGGGTTGTCCGGGAGATGAACATGGGCGCTGCCGGGAGAAGCCGGCAGCTTTTGAATTCAAGTTTGCATGAGCTTGCGGCACATCGGGCACCAGGATTGGGGATCGGGCACGTGGCGGATGTATCGGGTGCACCGACATTACGCGACAAGGTTTGCCGCTGCGCGAATAGAGGATATTGCGCAGAAAGCGGGCGTCGCCCAAGGCACGGTGTACAACTGCCTTGAAAGCAAGGAAGCGCTTCTCATGGGACTCGCAGAAGAATTGGTGAACCTCATTCACGGAAAACTCGGTTGCGCAATGAAGGACTCAGCCCGGATGAATACGCGGCGGCGCATCGAAGAAGTGTTCGAGCCCATCATTCGGGAAAACGGACGCGGGCGCATGTCTGAAAAGAAGGATTTCCCCGTCATCATCCGCGAAGATCCGTTTTTGATCGCAGCGCCTCTCATCCAGGGCGTCCTGTGGCAGATGCTGCCCGGCGATTCGAAGCCTCTCGAATTCCGCCGGGTCTTCAAGGCCTATCTGGATCTGATATTCGGCGAGGAAGATTCACAGTCAGAAAGAAAAGAGCAAGAATCGAATATTCGGCGTCAAAAGGATAAATCGAGTCTTACCTAGACTTTCCTCTGATGGCTGAACTTAGGGCGGTGGAGATCTTTTCTTTCTCCAGCCGCCCTCGAATTTCATGAGGAAAGAAAGGAATGCAGACACGCACGCTGGGCGCTGCCGCCCTTAAAGTCTCCGCTCTCGGCCTCGGCTGCATGGGCATGTCCCACGGCTACGGGCCGGCAAAGCCGAAGGAAGTAATGAAGAACCTCATCCATGAGGCGTTCGATCTTGGGGTGACATTCTTCGACACGGCCGAATGCCACGGACCTTTTGAAAATGAACATCTCTTGGGCGAAGCGCTCGAAGGAATCCGAGACAAGGTCGTGCTCGCGACGAAATGCGGCATTCATATTGACGAAAGTGGCCGGCAGCTCCTGGACGCCCGGCCGGAAACGATCAGAAAGTCGCTCGAAGGATCTTTAAAGCGCCTGAGAACCGACGTGATCGACCTCTACTATCTCCACCGCGTGGATCCGAAGGTCCCGGTTGAGGAGGTCGCTCAAGTGATGGGCGAATTCATCCGGGAAGGCAAGATCCGCGGCTGGGGCCTCTCCGAAGCCGGCCCGAAGACCATTGCCCGCGCTCAGGCCGTGACGAAATTGACGGCGCTCCAGAGCGAATATTCCATGATGTTCCGCGATCCGGAAGCGAGGATTCTGCCGCTTCTCAAGGCAGAAAACATTGGCTTCGTGCCTTTCAGCCCGCTCGGCAAAGGCTTCCTCACGGGCGCGATCACTGCCAACGCGAAATTCGGGAGCGACGATTTCCGTCACGTCATCCCGAGGCTTCAGGGCGAGAATCTTCAGGCCAACATGAGACTGGTCGCGGCGGTTCAGGAGCTCGCACGCGCGAAAAATGCAACTCCCGCTCAAATCGCACTCGCCTGGGTGCTCGCTCAGGGCGACTTCATTGCACCGATCCCCGGGACGACGAGGCTTGACCGCCTCAAGGAAAATCTGGGTGCGCTGCGCGTGGAATTCAGCGCCGATGAACTCGCGCACATCCGCGAGCTCCTTGACGCCATGCCGGTGGAGGGAGACCGGTATCCGGCCGAGCTCGCAAAGCGGGTGGCGGAATAAGGCGGAATCTTCAGAACCGGTGAAAAATCTCCCGGGCGATCGAACTGGTCTCTCCGGGAGATGAACATGGGCGCTGCCGGTGGATAAGCCGGCAGCTTTGAATTCAAGTTCGCATGGGCTTGCTGACCTGGCACCCGGATTTGAGATCGGGTTACCTGGCGGATGTATCGGGTGCATCGACATGACGCAACAAGGCCAAGGCGAGAAGTGAAGAGAAAACCGCTGCGTTCTTAATCCGAGAAGGTTCAATGAGAAGTCCAACGGCATTGTGAAGGGAGCGGGGCAAGTAAGGCTGGGTGTTGGCATTTCCGGCGAGCCTATCTGACGGAAATACTGAGTTTGGAGGCTCTGCGCAGGGTCCTGGTCTTCAAAGCAGGAAACTCGACGTACGAAGTCATGCAGAGACATGTATTTCGGTATCAAGAATCTCTGTCTGTCGGATATGACAGAGGTGTTATAGGCCTTTTAAATTCAGGCAATAGATAATATTAAAGCGACTTATTGAAGAATTTACCCTTCTGTATTCATTGATGTTTACTTGGTAAACCAATGGAAGGTATTTTCCGACGCTTTAACGGTACTGGTGATAACCCAAATAAAAGTTATTGTATACATCGAAAACGATTCTCATTCACTTATAAGAGAAAACATTCATCTGCTTATTGGAGGCGCAATAAATATTGCAGTCTCTACGATCATAAGCAAAAATGTGCTTTATGAACGACAGGTGGAGAGGTCTGTCGCACAGTAAAAGCTAGGGTTTTACCATGAATAAGAATCAAAGAATCGGTAATGAAGCTCTTCGCAACTTACGTGTTGTTGAAACCAAGAAGGAATGCAAGTTTTCCCCAATGGCTGAAAACAAGCCTGGGCTGCGAAATGAGATGACCAATGGGATTGAGGGTATGGGTTTCTCCTCGATCTGCCGTCAAAAATTCGGACATCTGAATTTCGAACTTTCTGCAATTGCTGTGATTTGCGCGGCAACAGCGGCTTTTTACGCAGCGCCTGTGTTCGCTGGTACGTCAGTTCCTCAGGGAGTTTATCTGGATCTTTTGTCCGGAGTTGCGGCAGATACGCAGGAAGAGGATGGGGATGTTTTAACGCTTAATGATTCAGATAATCCGTATTATGTTAATAAAGGAGTGCTCGATGAGGAAATTCCCGGCGGCAATGTAGATGTACACTTTACATATAACGGTCAAACTGCAGTTACTAAAAGTCAAAATTATACTGGGAAAACATATATTGAATCTGGATATAATAAACAGGTCAATGTAAATAATAATGTCGATCTTTCATCATCACAGGCAATTGTTGTAGAACGCACCTCACAGATTTTTTTCAAAGGTAAAGATGACGCCAAAATTAAGGCGTTAGAAGGTGATGGTCGAGTCGGCATGGATGAGGGGAAAACTTTAATTGTAGATTATGAAGACCGTTTGGATGGTGGTGAAGTAGTTATTGAAAATCAGTTTTTAAAACAGTCTAAGGTTGTATTTACTAGGCAGAATGGCAAAGAAGTTAAATTAAAATTCAAAATCGATTTTACGGATGGTACTGAATGGAATGTTTCAGCGCCACATAAAGACTGGGGATTTGAATCCATGACTTTTGAGAACTTCACTGTGCTGATGGACGATGAAGGTACTCAAAAAAATCTTGGCAATAGGGATGGTATAACTCCAGAAAACCCGC of Sutterella faecalis contains these proteins:
- a CDS encoding ABC transporter permease; its protein translation is MSELHGLLRFEFRRFTALLVKELRLILRDPSYLVIGLGLPLLMLFLYGFGISMDIRNVPADIVLEEHTPAALAVARRFEANAYLLGMRSESPEKTEERFSKRETEAIIRIEPGFAKRVEKGDAALGLTLYGVDSNTAQMVRSYAEGVLGTALSDPRLASPLKESSAAGTPLKLTSRLWFNEAANSTWYLVPGILIIVTSVSASFLGSLVIARECERGTLHALFATPASSLEILLSKLIPCAGIALLGFFLCLFMAIGLFEVPLRGSIFWLLATALLYSTAAAALGLFISAKVKSQFLATEISIMASFLPTMMLSGFLFDLRSVPVWIEWIGRLFPPSYALQSLKICFLSGGNESELAMNALVVALSAVLFLMLTLRLLGKRPAKVELKEAAS
- a CDS encoding TetR/AcrR family transcriptional regulator; translated protein: MSLRHIGHQDWGSGTWRMYRVHRHYATRFAAARIEDIAQKAGVAQGTVYNCLESKEALLMGLAEELVNLIHGKLGCAMKDSARMNTRRRIEEVFEPIIRENGRGRMSEKKDFPVIIREDPFLIAAPLIQGVLWQMLPGDSKPLEFRRVFKAYLDLIFGEEDSQSERKEQESNIRRQKDKSSLT
- a CDS encoding ATP-binding cassette domain-containing protein; this translates as MTVRIPVASLKDVRKFYRTSDGKTVEALKGITFEAAPEERLTALIGPDGAGKSTLLKLLCGLEAADAGMVRSLGSSPDPDDPELLKRIAYMPQSLGLYRELSCRENMELQAELRGIPAAEAGEKIRELLVLTGLGPFMERPAGKLSGGMKQKLALAAALLASPDLLLLDEPTVGVDPLSRRELWNVLKERRKARDMAVVFSTAYLEEAEAADNVILLEEGEIIARGSPQSLMEAACGRTFTYALDGLEPEESERIKRRFMLTASASDASSPWLDAVPREGRMDLLLIPGRTPELPDDIDRGRLSPRPPRLKDAYALLTFKDEPGADSTLASMEARPMKVGGGTAHGKGTEKPLVIARGIRRVFGNFVAVDDTTFDVKPGEIFGILGPNGAGKTTTFRMLASLLPASDGEIEIAGANLKSSKSLARSLVGYVAQKFSLYAKLSVRENLRFFGRSFGLSGEALKVRIDDLLREFRLAEKADFQAGSLSLGAQKDLSIACGFIHNPKIIFLDEATSGADIAQRRALWRRIVRFAARGAAVVVTTHFMEEAEYCDRFLIQDAGKIIAIGTPAEIREAAFGNEKAESASIESAFIEIVERKRLEREKGGRE
- a CDS encoding TetR/AcrR family transcriptional regulator, producing MRTQTEEKRRAILDATLEEFEARGFAAARIEDIAKKAGVAKGTVYNYFESKEALLMGLAEDLGNLIHENLGRAMKDSAPMSTRQRIEEVFEPIIRENGRGRMSRVLRVIWSEGLHRPQLTRPFFEKFLLPAFGEEGFFTRMTEKKDFPVIIREYPFLIAAPLIQGVLWQTLLGDSKPLEFRRVFKAYLDLIFGEEDSQSERKEQELKIRRHKEKSSLS
- a CDS encoding aldo/keto reductase, which translates into the protein MQTRTLGAAALKVSALGLGCMGMTLGYGPAKPKEEMKSLIHEAFDLGVTFFDTAECYGPFENEILVGEALQGFRDKVVLATKCGIQINDRGEEQFDARPETIRRSLEGSLTRLKTDVIDLYFLHRVDPKVPVEKVAEVMGDFIREGKIRGWGLSEAGPKTIARAQAVTKLTALQSEYSMMYRAPEEKILPLLKAENIGFVPFSPLANGFLTGAIKAEAKFGEDDFRHIIPRLQGENLHANMRLVAAVQELARAKNATPAQIALAWVLAQGDFIAPIPGTTRLDRLKENLGALRVEFSADELAHIRELLDAMPVAGERFPEQLEEQVAE
- a CDS encoding ABC transporter permease; protein product: MSVLQNAIARLRASLNRIAALVEKELIATLRDKGARIVLIVPVILQSVIFGYGASFNLDRVPWVLLNESGGSLAAEFVRRIDRAPGFELEVVARSQTEFTGAVDNSRALLGIWIPRDFSKTGEAYVALDARNSTTAGIAAGYVASIASRLNHDKGAAQAVTILDRQRFNENGITRYAIMPALILALSLIQVLLLAGLTVAREREDGTFDMMLMTPASSVEILIGKAVVPTIIACLQAFLIFLVGVFWFELPFAGSPLALGLLVFGFALSFVGLGLAISAVADTIQQAIVIVIFVMMPTIIFSGLFTSVLAMPQWMQVLSNLNPLRSAIIGLRMIYFEGASLMETVEFFWPAALAALISLALAARLFRNKIQ
- a CDS encoding efflux RND transporter periplasmic adaptor subunit codes for the protein MKIKTVLGFAVVLGIVGAAVWGLEAWQKKSLPQPNQAWGSVDVREVSLAFEASGRIRTLLKEEGDRVGKGELLGELDTELLGIQKERAEAELRYLEAQYRLSRDGFRKEDIEKAEANADAALKSLTLARIEEEREKALFASKASSREKLDQAEWMRKSLEAQHASAAAEARRAAAGNRPDEIQAAAAQVDSAKTNVDELLYRIEKASRIVSPVEGIVRSRLAEPGDMTSSSRTVYEISIVSPKWVRVYVTEAQLGMVHPGSKATVITDTMPPMEATVGSVSSQAEFTPKTVQTAELRTALVYEVRLIVKDPENILKLGQPATVEFETEESK
- a CDS encoding pyridoxal phosphate-dependent aminotransferase, whose product is MKEIKKSSKLEHVLYDIRGPIMDKAKQMEAEGRRLIKLNIGNLAVFGFDPPEEVMRDMIYNLPNSAGYSDSKGIFAARKAVMHYTQDKQIEGVTIEDIYLGNGASDLIALATNALLDEGDELLVPTPDYPLWTAVTSLAGAKPVHYLCDESKGWIPSIEDIRAKVTPRTKGIVVINPNNPTGVLYPNSVLLDIIQVARENGLVILADEVYDKILYDGIKHTSMAALSHDVLTLTFNSLSKAYRACGYRAGWMVISGDKSGAKDFIDGLNMLANMKLCANVPGQWAIQTALGGYQSINDLVGEGGRLRRQRDIAYEMLSAIPGVSVVRPTASLYMFPRLDPDVYPIEDDREFFKELLEATNVVLVQGTGFNWPKPDHFRMVFLPYEWELRDAINRIAKFLADYRRRHPGKKVIPEDGAAAPEAKGAEEDKKAAKK